One window from the genome of Ramlibacter henchirensis encodes:
- a CDS encoding MBL fold metallo-hydrolase has product MLFEQVAAGGCRSYLVGCPDTCAAAVIDPEASQVDRYLALAARDGLRIRYVIDTHTHADHFSAGKQLARKVDAPVVMHRQSTVPTVDMRVDDGDMVIVGKLRLQVLHTPGHTRDSMCLHVADRVFTGDTLLIGGTGRTDLPTGDSSALYDSLFGKLLRLDPATLVFPAHEYKGRDHTTLGQELASNPRLQVREREAFIELMSSLNLAMPDHITEALRTNLSGGKTVAQMLAEAAATVPFMSMQQLQQRIGARDDELIVLDVREREAWEAGHIPGARLLPRGQLELRVNEELPDPTSRIVTCCEFGRISTLAAATLREMGFQRAVALDGGMKAWREAGYPLESAPVRH; this is encoded by the coding sequence ATGCTGTTCGAGCAGGTCGCCGCGGGCGGCTGCCGGTCCTACCTGGTCGGTTGCCCGGACACCTGCGCGGCCGCGGTGATCGATCCCGAGGCCAGCCAGGTCGATCGCTACCTCGCGCTCGCCGCGCGCGATGGCCTGCGCATACGCTACGTGATCGACACGCACACGCATGCCGACCACTTTTCGGCCGGCAAGCAGCTGGCGCGCAAGGTGGACGCGCCCGTGGTCATGCACCGCCAGAGCACGGTGCCCACCGTGGACATGCGGGTGGATGACGGCGACATGGTGATCGTCGGCAAGCTGCGCCTGCAGGTGCTGCACACGCCGGGCCATACGCGGGATTCGATGTGCCTGCACGTCGCGGACCGCGTCTTCACGGGCGATACCTTGTTGATCGGCGGCACCGGCCGCACGGACCTGCCGACAGGGGACTCTTCGGCGCTGTACGACAGCCTGTTCGGCAAGCTGCTGCGGCTCGATCCGGCCACGCTGGTTTTCCCGGCCCACGAGTACAAGGGGCGCGATCACACGACCCTCGGCCAGGAGCTGGCGAGCAACCCGCGCCTGCAGGTGCGGGAGCGCGAAGCGTTCATCGAGCTGATGTCCAGCCTCAACCTGGCCATGCCCGACCACATCACCGAAGCGCTGCGCACCAACCTCAGCGGCGGCAAGACCGTGGCGCAGATGCTGGCCGAGGCGGCGGCGACCGTGCCCTTCATGTCCATGCAGCAGTTGCAGCAGCGGATCGGCGCCCGCGATGACGAACTGATCGTCCTGGACGTTCGTGAGCGCGAAGCCTGGGAGGCGGGGCACATCCCCGGCGCTAGGCTCCTGCCGCGCGGGCAGCTGGAGTTGCGGGTGAACGAGGAGTTGCCCGATCCCACCAGCCGCATCGTCACCTGCTGCGAGTTCGGCCGCATCTCCACGCTGGCGGCGGCGACGCTGCGGGAGATGGGCTTCCAGCGCGCGGTGGCGCTGGATGGCGGGATGAAGGCCTGGCGCGAGGCGGGTTATCCCCTCGAGTCGGCGCCCGTACGGCACTGA